Proteins encoded within one genomic window of Flavobacterium sp. NG2:
- a CDS encoding suppressor of fused domain protein, whose protein sequence is MAEYKNPFSDRKHYYEHAEWIDEHLDKFFDENLITVFHEIPTLDLHLDVYFIKPENAQFNILLTSGMSTLKMNVSERAENPTELEFAELMMLIPKEIQFDQVFPSGNKNDWIISVLKQTAKFPHFYDTWIGIGHTIQAEEDMTPYSDETEFVGALILPSVTFGEDFTEIKKNNRKINIYNVFPLYKNELEYKIENGYNKFLDLLIKANGKEVLDLKRKNVIPNKSIWNKIIGN, encoded by the coding sequence ATGGCAGAATATAAAAATCCGTTCTCGGACAGAAAACATTACTACGAACACGCTGAATGGATTGATGAACATTTAGACAAGTTCTTTGACGAAAACCTAATAACAGTTTTTCACGAAATTCCGACATTAGATTTACATCTTGATGTTTATTTCATAAAACCCGAAAATGCTCAATTCAATATTCTTCTGACTTCAGGAATGAGTACGTTAAAAATGAACGTTTCGGAAAGAGCAGAAAATCCGACTGAATTAGAATTTGCGGAATTAATGATGTTAATTCCAAAAGAAATTCAATTTGACCAAGTTTTTCCCAGCGGGAATAAAAATGATTGGATTATTTCAGTTCTAAAACAAACAGCCAAATTTCCACATTTTTACGACACTTGGATTGGAATTGGACATACAATTCAAGCAGAAGAAGATATGACACCTTACAGCGACGAAACTGAATTTGTTGGTGCTTTAATTCTACCTTCGGTAACTTTTGGCGAAGATTTTACAGAAATCAAAAAAAACAACAGAAAGATAAATATTTATAATGTTTTTCCGCTTTATAAAAATGAGTTGGAATATAAAATAGAAAACGGATACAATAAATTTTTGGACTTATTAATCAAAGCTAATGGAAAAGAAGTTTTGGATTTGAAGAGAAAAAATGTAATACCAAACAAATCGATTTGGAACAAAATTATTGGAAATTGA
- a CDS encoding SDR family oxidoreductase, giving the protein MEINQFGEKGWTPDRIGNLNGKTFVITGTTSGTGFEATKILLSKGAKVVMLNRNPKKAAETVVILKQELGNNIEVQSIQMDLAVQSSVKKAAEEISNTIPKIDVLICNAAIAQVPKRTLTVDGWESQMGTNYYGNFTLQALLYPLIEKSKGRIVTVGSMGYDMGIKTIKFDDLNWDQDYTPNNAYSQSKLAQIMSIYELQDRLANAGKTEVKAYACHPGSSRTNLISTSGSFMMKLIFGMMKLSPLTQSAEKGAYPQLMCATEPNLTQSGFYGPTGRSNWVGPVGEHRLEPHAKDKAVSKKLWDLSEKETGIKWNL; this is encoded by the coding sequence ATGGAAATAAATCAATTTGGTGAAAAAGGTTGGACTCCTGATAGAATTGGAAATTTAAACGGAAAAACTTTTGTCATAACAGGAACTACCAGCGGAACAGGTTTTGAAGCAACAAAAATACTGTTGTCAAAAGGTGCCAAAGTAGTCATGTTAAACCGAAACCCTAAAAAAGCAGCCGAAACTGTTGTTATTTTGAAACAAGAACTTGGTAACAATATTGAGGTACAGTCAATTCAAATGGATTTAGCCGTACAAAGTTCAGTAAAAAAAGCGGCAGAAGAAATTAGCAATACAATCCCAAAAATAGATGTATTAATCTGCAATGCGGCAATTGCTCAAGTGCCCAAGCGAACACTTACTGTTGACGGTTGGGAAAGCCAAATGGGAACAAATTATTATGGTAACTTTACACTTCAGGCGCTATTGTATCCACTTATTGAAAAATCAAAAGGTCGAATTGTTACAGTAGGAAGTATGGGGTATGATATGGGAATTAAAACCATAAAATTTGACGATTTGAATTGGGACCAAGATTACACCCCTAATAATGCGTATAGTCAAAGTAAACTGGCTCAAATTATGAGCATCTATGAATTACAAGATAGATTGGCAAATGCAGGTAAAACAGAAGTGAAAGCCTATGCTTGTCATCCTGGCTCTTCGAGAACCAACCTTATTAGCACCAGTGGTAGTTTTATGATGAAACTTATTTTTGGGATGATGAAATTATCACCATTGACGCAATCTGCTGAAAAAGGTGCTTACCCACAATTGATGTGTGCTACTGAGCCAAACCTTACCCAAAGTGGTTTTTATGGCCCTACAGGCAGAAGTAATTGGGTGGGTCCTGTAGGTGAACATAGATTAGAGCCACATGCTAAAGATAAAGCTGTATCCAAAAAATTATGGGACCTTTCGGAAAAAGAAACAGGAATAAAATGGAATTTATAA
- a CDS encoding protein kinase domain-containing protein translates to MIIRPLKIGDTIVGEFKVHNIFGGEGKSGMGVVYLVTNRNYPTPFVLKTFQKAELNSVQRFRAEAEAWISIGIHPNIVKALFVNEVNEQLFIAAEYIAPDEYRRNTITDYLKQGGTSTQNIIKWVAQFAYGMDYAISKGLKSHRDIKPDNLMVDEEGNLKITDFGLSKFDSEFQQLKQINLPKENLFNKIKLAFKKQEVEQPKVGLTNAGSFLGTILYASPEQILDSTKVDLRSDIYSFGVVLYQLLGAYPYSLQGRTTIEHYALMHLTEPLIEINHPLSSIAYKCLSRNPNDRYQTFRELISDLQRVAGNLKLKVPQNKTQADTSLKELYIQSLSFISLGDIAKARQLINKYLEQDKEDSSAWSLKGRIEYQLGNIDDGIKATLLSYQIDPYNSKTCNNLGIFYKEQNDLLNAIRYLTEAISIDPNNTGALTNLAIAFEEKGNFPLAADLIVRAIQLAPDKKTLHFNASNIAAEVSRQKHFEKAISILELLIKVDKDNTNNWFNLASNYWLTSQNEKAIKCFKVVEQHLPDDEQTLVSLVKLNGELANYSEAILYCEKLLDRKLSILNAICWRAQYMQANGKGQEAIEFMKSVISNNQTNDHLWVTLANMYSYEGENRKAVAMIVRARQILMENGEADNTEKMNFLREKQSHFQQLVN, encoded by the coding sequence ATGATAATAAGACCATTAAAGATTGGCGACACAATTGTAGGTGAATTTAAAGTTCACAACATTTTCGGAGGCGAAGGCAAATCGGGAATGGGTGTTGTCTATTTGGTGACAAACCGCAACTATCCTACTCCTTTTGTTCTAAAAACATTTCAGAAAGCTGAATTGAATTCTGTGCAGAGATTTCGTGCAGAAGCAGAAGCTTGGATTTCAATTGGAATTCATCCCAACATTGTCAAAGCACTTTTTGTGAATGAGGTAAACGAACAACTCTTTATTGCGGCTGAATACATTGCACCTGATGAATACAGACGAAACACAATAACTGATTATTTAAAGCAAGGCGGAACTTCAACACAAAATATCATTAAGTGGGTTGCACAGTTTGCTTATGGTATGGACTACGCTATTTCAAAAGGCCTTAAATCGCACCGTGACATAAAGCCCGATAATTTAATGGTTGACGAAGAAGGCAATTTGAAAATTACCGACTTTGGATTATCAAAATTTGATAGTGAGTTTCAACAACTCAAACAAATCAATTTGCCAAAAGAAAATTTGTTCAATAAAATCAAACTTGCATTTAAGAAACAAGAAGTTGAACAACCAAAAGTCGGATTGACAAACGCAGGTTCATTCCTTGGAACAATTTTATATGCTTCTCCAGAACAAATTCTTGACTCCACGAAAGTTGACTTGCGTTCAGACATTTACAGCTTTGGTGTGGTGCTGTATCAACTTTTAGGAGCATATCCTTATTCACTACAGGGAAGAACAACGATTGAGCATTACGCTTTAATGCACTTAACAGAACCACTTATTGAAATCAATCATCCGCTTTCAAGCATTGCTTACAAATGCCTTTCAAGAAATCCTAATGACCGTTACCAAACATTTAGGGAATTGATTTCGGATTTGCAACGAGTAGCAGGAAATTTAAAACTTAAAGTTCCTCAGAATAAAACTCAAGCTGACACTTCTCTAAAGGAACTTTACATTCAAAGCTTATCATTCATTTCTCTTGGCGACATTGCTAAGGCAAGACAATTGATAAATAAATATCTTGAACAAGACAAGGAAGATAGTTCTGCCTGGAGTTTGAAAGGTAGAATTGAATATCAATTAGGAAATATTGATGATGGCATCAAGGCGACATTGCTTTCTTACCAAATTGACCCATACAATTCTAAAACTTGCAACAACCTCGGAATATTTTATAAAGAACAGAATGACTTGCTTAATGCAATAAGATACTTAACCGAAGCGATTAGCATTGACCCAAACAATACAGGTGCTTTGACAAATCTTGCAATTGCTTTTGAAGAAAAAGGAAATTTTCCATTGGCGGCAGATTTGATTGTGAGAGCAATCCAATTAGCTCCCGATAAAAAGACACTTCATTTCAATGCAAGCAACATTGCAGCAGAAGTTTCAAGACAAAAACATTTTGAAAAGGCAATTAGTATTCTTGAACTTTTAATTAAGGTTGACAAAGACAACACAAATAATTGGTTCAACCTTGCATCCAATTATTGGTTGACAAGCCAAAATGAAAAAGCAATCAAATGTTTTAAGGTTGTTGAACAGCATCTCCCTGACGATGAGCAGACACTTGTATCACTTGTCAAACTTAATGGAGAACTTGCCAACTACAGCGAGGCAATTTTATATTGCGAGAAACTTCTTGATAGAAAACTTTCAATATTAAATGCTATTTGTTGGCGTGCTCAATATATGCAGGCAAACGGCAAAGGACAAGAAGCAATTGAGTTTATGAAATCCGTAATCTCAAACAATCAAACAAATGACCACCTTTGGGTAACACTTGCAAATATGTATTCTTATGAAGGAGAAAATAGAAAAGCAGTTGCAATGATTGTTAGGGCAAGACAAATACTGATGGAGAACGGTGAAGCCGACAATACAGAAAAGATGAACTTCCTAAGGGAAAAGCAATCACACTTTCAACAACTTGTAAACTGA
- a CDS encoding helix-turn-helix transcriptional regulator, with amino-acid sequence MKHYKTLASFLDYMQLPRPEHPMLSVMVAKGDDYLPCPRESSPPISTDCYSISLKKIMHGELNYGRTKYDFTNGALIFIAPKQVIQWDSSFIFEQKGFSINFHEDFLKGTDLAQQIKKYGFFSYAANEALHLSPKEEKQIESIVENIEIEYQNNQDAFSKDIIISQLDTLLKYANRFYERQFLNRKELSHSLLEQFNQELDKYFESGQLQEKGIPSIEQLAEKMSVSQRYLSDTLKKETGKTTTEHLQLRLIDEAKNFLLQPNKSISEVAYELGFEYPQYFSRLFKKKEGISPSEYQQKYGLN; translated from the coding sequence ATGAAACATTATAAAACACTGGCCTCATTTCTTGATTATATGCAACTCCCTCGTCCCGAGCACCCCATGTTAAGTGTTATGGTGGCAAAAGGTGATGATTACCTTCCCTGTCCAAGAGAAAGTTCTCCTCCTATTTCAACGGATTGTTATTCCATTAGCTTAAAAAAAATAATGCACGGGGAATTAAATTATGGTCGAACCAAATATGATTTTACCAATGGCGCTTTGATTTTTATCGCTCCAAAACAAGTGATACAATGGGATAGTAGCTTTATTTTTGAACAAAAGGGGTTCTCTATTAATTTTCACGAAGATTTTTTAAAAGGAACTGATTTAGCCCAACAAATAAAAAAATACGGCTTCTTTTCATATGCTGCCAATGAAGCATTACACCTTTCGCCTAAAGAAGAAAAGCAAATAGAATCCATTGTTGAAAATATTGAAATTGAATACCAAAACAACCAAGATGCCTTTAGTAAAGACATTATTATTTCACAATTAGATACATTGTTAAAATATGCTAATCGCTTCTATGAAAGGCAGTTTTTAAACAGAAAAGAATTATCTCATAGCTTGCTAGAACAATTTAACCAAGAACTGGACAAATATTTTGAATCAGGACAACTACAAGAAAAAGGCATTCCGAGTATTGAACAATTAGCCGAAAAAATGTCAGTTTCCCAACGTTATCTGAGCGATACACTTAAAAAAGAAACTGGTAAAACCACCACCGAGCATTTACAATTACGCCTGATTGATGAAGCTAAAAATTTTTTATTACAACCCAATAAAAGCATCTCTGAAGTAGCCTATGAATTAGGTTTTGAATATCCTCAATATTTTTCGAGATTATTTAAAAAGAAAGAAGGGATAAGCCCCTCAGAATATCAACAAAAATACGGTTTGAACTAA
- a CDS encoding MBL fold metallo-hydrolase, which yields MILIKKIMIGLLFIITTIGVGTFLFLNTERFGKQPSGERLLKIEQSPHYKNGSFQNLSNTPMLTEGVGYGKVLYEFLFSSKPKEPSINIPSIKTDLKAIKPNQNVLIWMGHSSYFIQLDGKKILVDPVFSGNASPLSFTTKAYNGTDIYTTDDIPEIDYLFLTHDHWDHMDYKTLKKIRPKIKNIITGLGNGAHLEYWGYRPEVILEGDWYDQFTFKNGFEIHITPARHFSGRGFTRAKTLWASFVIKAPTSTIYIGGDSGYDTHFKDIGDKFGAFDLVILENGQYDEKWKYIHMLPGEQLQAATDLNAKAILPVHSGKFTLGNHDWDEPLTNITEEKNEKNLRILTPMIGENVNLKDSLQQFKPWWKPLKN from the coding sequence ATGATTTTAATAAAAAAAATAATGATTGGACTTCTTTTTATCATTACAACCATTGGAGTTGGAACATTCCTTTTTTTAAATACTGAAAGATTTGGAAAACAGCCATCAGGAGAACGATTATTAAAAATTGAGCAATCGCCTCATTATAAAAATGGAAGTTTTCAAAATTTAAGCAATACCCCTATGCTAACAGAAGGAGTTGGTTATGGTAAAGTTCTGTATGAATTCCTATTTTCCTCAAAACCAAAAGAACCTTCCATAAATATTCCTTCGATTAAAACTGATTTAAAAGCAATTAAACCTAATCAAAATGTACTAATATGGATGGGACATTCATCCTATTTTATACAACTGGATGGTAAAAAAATATTAGTTGACCCCGTTTTTAGTGGTAATGCATCTCCACTTTCATTCACAACAAAAGCATATAATGGAACGGATATTTATACAACAGACGATATTCCTGAAATAGATTACTTATTTTTGACACACGACCATTGGGACCATATGGATTATAAAACGCTTAAAAAAATACGTCCTAAAATTAAAAATATTATTACGGGTCTTGGCAATGGCGCACATTTAGAATATTGGGGTTATAGACCAGAAGTCATTTTAGAAGGCGATTGGTATGATCAATTTACCTTTAAAAATGGTTTTGAAATTCATATTACCCCCGCAAGGCATTTTTCAGGCCGAGGATTTACTCGAGCCAAAACACTCTGGGCTTCGTTTGTAATAAAAGCACCAACCTCAACAATATATATTGGAGGCGATAGTGGTTACGATACCCATTTTAAAGATATTGGAGATAAATTTGGAGCGTTTGACTTAGTGATTCTTGAAAATGGCCAGTATGATGAAAAATGGAAATACATTCACATGCTACCCGGAGAGCAATTACAAGCCGCAACCGATTTAAATGCGAAAGCTATCTTACCTGTGCATTCAGGCAAGTTTACTTTAGGTAATCATGATTGGGACGAACCTTTAACAAACATAACAGAGGAAAAAAACGAAAAAAATTTAAGAATCTTAACTCCAATGATTGGCGAAAATGTTAATTTAAAGGACAGTTTACAGCAATTTAAACCTTGGTGGAAACCTCTAAAAAATTAA